The following are from one region of the Paenibacillus bovis genome:
- a CDS encoding Mpv17/PMP22 family protein, translated as MKKVFSAATRLIFLFPVILLSVMVWRDYTGQLNEAPASARIDQIKDIFFADQGHTVIGVTAKSGNDPLGAYTYDADSHHYKSTFQLPSDVFKQTAASYQGNDLILAVKDDNKKLQAYRISSTDQTPQQIYNHSSTIDDYLEWSTREWRGRLIFFHVSADPAPNAFFAQIHNGQLHYIDLNDGSYFKGQRPTTITDTSSVWDEPGMIPMFEVTLADKTKAYISGILDDNNQLDVYYHPERDEPFDAEDHAQAQFRKHFGGSTSTHLAVETDYPEQVYAYNNNDDKIRLLSTPKPVYAARMFLLNDEEVLIAGSTTKDPVKGIRTGYIYNEQSRQFTDVTKLLGSLGADDLTSHDLHFYKPSGQSLLYYSYADHSAGMIDTGKGSVNLLTTDEVTSWQQNTALTADDRRPSVQAFISYVKEWNALVINWLVWLVITVIMFLVVPVLIKILSLRRRKQLEQGILLQARILSMEETGTRINDQPLIRFVVGFTYQGRSEQTEIRQVVSYLHMPKSGDPVMISYNPVTGKALFVTENDKQHNNLPSDEPETIPSAMLRKIDSYGPVNRGEALLLHFEAAGQSYRVPVVQSPGFLYRIGDIATLLHIGGTTRMFSHGESTVYRQQDHTALQGRLIHLQKYPVHIDGRQLMLLELVTESAHGSVTRLNSQFVPQRMIEGLQLGIQIPVSVKLAEYEREAELLRGRQGSAIVRSVQFRGTTGERPLATIIAERKGIDYRIEQSIEPLYGVMEGDELWIAYNEQRREAVIVKYASVE; from the coding sequence ATGAAAAAAGTATTTTCCGCTGCAACCCGTCTTATTTTTCTGTTTCCGGTTATTTTACTCAGTGTGATGGTATGGAGAGATTACACAGGACAGCTCAACGAGGCTCCTGCCAGTGCACGGATTGATCAGATAAAGGATATTTTTTTCGCTGATCAGGGCCATACGGTTATCGGAGTTACTGCTAAGTCGGGGAACGATCCTCTTGGCGCTTATACATATGATGCAGACAGTCACCACTACAAAAGCACATTTCAGCTCCCATCCGATGTATTCAAGCAGACGGCTGCCAGTTACCAGGGGAATGATCTAATCCTCGCTGTCAAAGACGATAACAAGAAATTGCAGGCGTATCGTATTAGCAGCACAGATCAGACTCCGCAGCAGATCTACAATCATTCCAGCACGATCGATGACTATCTGGAATGGTCTACCCGCGAGTGGCGTGGACGTCTGATCTTTTTTCATGTTTCGGCTGACCCGGCTCCGAATGCATTTTTTGCGCAGATCCATAATGGACAGCTGCATTACATCGATCTGAATGACGGCTCTTATTTCAAGGGACAGCGTCCAACCACAATTACCGATACCTCCAGTGTGTGGGATGAACCGGGCATGATCCCCATGTTCGAAGTCACTCTCGCCGATAAGACGAAGGCCTATATCAGCGGCATACTGGATGATAACAACCAACTGGATGTGTATTACCATCCTGAACGGGACGAGCCTTTTGATGCTGAAGACCATGCACAGGCGCAGTTCCGCAAGCACTTTGGAGGTTCTACGTCTACCCATCTGGCTGTAGAAACCGATTATCCGGAACAGGTATATGCATACAATAATAACGATGACAAAATCCGTCTGCTGTCCACACCCAAACCGGTCTATGCTGCCCGTATGTTCCTGCTGAACGATGAGGAAGTACTAATCGCCGGATCAACAACCAAAGACCCGGTCAAAGGTATCCGCACCGGTTACATCTATAACGAGCAGTCCCGTCAATTCACCGATGTTACCAAGCTGCTTGGCTCTCTGGGAGCCGATGATCTGACCAGCCATGATCTGCATTTCTATAAGCCATCTGGTCAATCGCTCCTGTATTATTCCTATGCAGATCATTCTGCCGGTATGATCGATACCGGTAAAGGAAGCGTCAACCTGCTAACTACAGATGAAGTAACCAGCTGGCAGCAAAATACTGCACTGACAGCCGATGATCGGCGTCCTTCTGTACAGGCTTTTATCAGCTATGTGAAGGAATGGAATGCTCTGGTTATCAACTGGCTGGTCTGGCTGGTCATTACAGTTATTATGTTCCTGGTCGTGCCTGTACTGATCAAGATTCTGTCTTTGCGAAGACGCAAACAACTAGAGCAGGGCATACTGCTGCAAGCCAGAATATTGTCCATGGAAGAAACCGGTACCCGTATCAATGATCAGCCGCTGATCCGTTTCGTGGTAGGGTTTACTTATCAAGGACGCAGCGAACAGACCGAGATTCGTCAGGTTGTCTCTTATCTGCATATGCCAAAAAGCGGCGATCCGGTCATGATCAGCTACAATCCGGTGACCGGCAAGGCCCTGTTCGTGACCGAAAATGACAAGCAACACAACAATCTGCCCTCTGATGAACCGGAGACGATTCCATCTGCCATGTTGCGGAAAATCGACAGCTACGGACCGGTTAACCGTGGAGAAGCATTGCTGCTTCATTTCGAAGCTGCAGGCCAGTCCTACCGGGTACCTGTTGTTCAATCACCGGGGTTCCTTTACCGGATAGGCGATATCGCCACCCTGCTCCATATTGGCGGGACGACTCGTATGTTCAGCCATGGGGAATCGACTGTGTATCGCCAACAGGATCATACCGCGCTGCAAGGGCGGCTGATCCATTTGCAAAAGTATCCGGTTCATATCGATGGCCGCCAGCTCATGCTGCTGGAGCTGGTCACGGAAAGTGCACATGGTAGTGTGACCCGTCTGAACAGTCAATTTGTTCCCCAGCGTATGATCGAAGGACTACAGCTGGGTATTCAGATTCCGGTCAGCGTCAAACTCGCGGAATATGAACGGGAAGCGGAACTGTTGCGCGGTCGCCAGGGCAGTGCGATTGTACGCTCCGTGCAGTTCCGCGGGACGACCGGCGAGCGGCCGCTTGCTACGATCATCGCTGAGCGCAAAGGGATAGACTACCGGATCGAGCAGTCGATTGAGCCGCTCTACGGGGTAATGGAAGGTGACGAGCTGTGGATTGCCTATAATGAGCAAAGACGCGAAGCCGTCATTGTAAAATATGCTTCGGTGGAATAA
- a CDS encoding HEAT repeat domain-containing protein, translating to MTNEDHSNTQYELPENYNELKKAAHRTADWQQRLHAAQELGQYDQPPVIDLLLHLMNNDPVTAVRAEAHKQLQALGQDVQLPERHNTELFNHMTKTLIRIKKSLPREHTYEDFKDKLNKMRADIYNAYEGEKGEEFDNWLRGRWESLDLTRNPKKTPKPNTRTEK from the coding sequence TTGACAAATGAAGACCATTCCAATACACAATACGAACTGCCCGAGAATTATAATGAACTGAAAAAAGCAGCCCATCGTACAGCAGATTGGCAGCAGCGTCTGCATGCTGCACAGGAGCTTGGACAATATGATCAGCCACCGGTTATTGATCTGCTGCTGCATCTGATGAACAATGATCCGGTAACAGCAGTACGCGCAGAAGCCCACAAGCAGCTGCAAGCACTCGGTCAGGATGTACAACTGCCGGAGCGTCATAATACCGAGCTGTTCAATCATATGACCAAGACACTGATCCGTATCAAAAAAAGTCTGCCGCGTGAGCATACGTACGAAGATTTCAAAGACAAGCTGAACAAAATGCGTGCTGATATCTACAATGCCTATGAAGGCGAAAAAGGTGAAGAGTTCGACAACTGGCTGCGCGGCAGATGGGAATCCCTGGATCTCACTCGCAATCCCAAAAAAACACCCAAGCCCAACACACGCACAGAGAAATAG
- a CDS encoding NifU N-terminal domain-containing protein has protein sequence MAIQINVQTTPNPNSVKINADRAIFEGTGSTSVKAGDSTDHAIAQALVNIDGVDNIFGMRDFVTVSKLPDASWDEIMPQVEQIFEEA, from the coding sequence ATGGCTATTCAAATTAATGTTCAGACGACTCCTAACCCGAATTCCGTCAAAATCAATGCAGATCGTGCCATTTTCGAAGGAACAGGCAGTACTTCCGTCAAAGCTGGCGACAGCACGGATCATGCAATTGCACAGGCACTCGTTAATATCGATGGTGTGGATAATATTTTCGGTATGCGTGACTTTGTAACGGTCAGCAAACTGCCCGATGCAAGCTGGGATGAGATCATGCCGCAGGTAGAGCAAATTTTCGAAGAAGCGTAA